The Microtus ochrogaster isolate Prairie Vole_2 unplaced genomic scaffold, MicOch1.0 UNK74, whole genome shotgun sequence region CACCCTAGTATGCCCTAGTACATACCAGCAAGCCCAACAAAAGCagattttctgagacagacagatctctgtgagttcgaggccagcctgatctacaagagctagtttcaggacaggctccaaagctacagagaaaccctgtctcaaaacaccaaagggaaaaaaagcagattTTCTTCGTCACACCAGGGACGGCACAAGTACTCAGCAGTTACTGGATGACTGAAATGATGTATGGTCTACCACCAAGTCATATGGCTTTCCCCACTagctttactgtgtgtgtgtgtgtgtgtgtgtctgtgtgtgtgtctgtgtgtctgtgtgtctgtgtgtgtgtgcatgcatgcgcaaCTGATAAAAAACCTGATTCCCTGAAAATGGAATGACAGGTGATTACGAGACCCTGATGTGGTGCGTGAGCACTCAGGCCCTCTGGACAGCCATATGCActcttcctcactgagccatctctccattccccacTTAGCATAACCTCACTCACTGAGCCCCTTCCATTCTTTCTAATCCCTCCACCTCGCACTACCTCTTTCCGCCTGAACTGTGTGCACTCTTCGGTGGTCTCCCAGCATGTGCTCTGGCCCTGGGAGACCACATCTCAGATCTGACCAGGCCTTTGCTGAGGGTCATCCCCAACAAGAATAATATTCTTTAGTCACTTCTCAGACCCTTACAGTGAATCCAAATGCATCACCATTCCCAACAGCATGTGCTTCCCTTACTCCGGCTGTGCCCGATCACCCacaaaacccttcctttcttgctaCACCTGAACACACTGAACATGCTTGGCTGACTCTGTTCCCATGGGGACCCTGTAGAAATGCCAAAGAGAAGAATCTCAAGAAATCAGGAGCTTAGAAACTTAACATTAAGTTTACaaagcatggctcagtggtagagcccccacctagaatccccagtgagggtctggggtgtggctcagaagTGGAGTCCCctcctagaatcccccagtgaggggctggggtgtggctcagtggtagagcccctgcctagaatcccccagtgaggggctggggtgtggctcagtggtagagcccctgcctagaatccccagtgaggggctggggtgtggctcagtggtaaagcccctgcctagagtcccccagtgaggggctggggtgtggctcagcggtAAAGTGCTTACCTTCCATGCACAGGCCCTGAGTACCACCTGTAGCATGACAAAAAGTATCATTTACTTTTGAGCAGAGTAAACATAGATTTATcgaagaaaagcaagaaagctTCCTGAAGAAGAATGAGAGGCTCCATGGGAGGACTACCCAAAATCATTTAAAGTGTAggcaaagaagacaggaagacaggcgGTCTGCCCTGATTTCCCCATGTGTTGTGGAGAGGTACGGGAATAGGAGCCGGGCATGACAGAAGCTCCAGGAAAGCGTTCCGTGTGACCTGAAGTGACTGTGACCCTCAGCATTCAGAGTCCCTTCTCTCCAGAATGGAACAGCTATGGTCACTCATGCAAACCACATCACAGACAGGAGCTAACCTGAGGGAGCAGTGGTGATGACACTATGTGCCAGACATTCAGGGGCCAAAACCCAGTCCATTCATACAATTCCTGATCAACTCTGGGAGTCAGAAACCTTGCTACCATCTCCATATTGGAGAAACAGGCACAGAGTGGTTGAGGCACTGGCGAGGGCTGGGGTTCAGGCACAGGCAGCTTGGGTCTGATTCTGACTCAGGACAAGAGGCACCACTGCCTGCTGTTTCTCAGGCAGCAACGTCCAGTCTCCGAGTCCACTGAAAGCTTCCACATCTTAGCCTCTTGGCCTGTAGGGTTGAGCATCTTCAGACTTGGACCCAAGGGAATCtgcagccaggcacagtggctgcGAACTCATGCCGTTTCAGTTCAAGTTTATCTTTGTCTAAAGAGTGAATTCAAGTTACACAAGATCCatcaaatataaatacatacatacatatatttttaaaaggtttctttGTTATGCTCCACCTACAGAAAGGAAGTCTATGCTGAAGCCTTGGGTCCCTCACCTAAGCAACTTCCTGAAAGGTTACACAATGTCCTCCCTGAGAAGACACAAAGCTGGGCAGAGATCCAAATCTTGGTAATCCcagaaaaccacaaagacagatgACCTGGTCTTCTGTGCCCTTCCCGATAAGgaagtttctgtcttctgcccaccccccccccatctcacaATCTGAGCAAAGGCCACATCGCTGTCCCACCCTTGCCCAAAGAGGAAGCTGAGACTGAGGTCCTCTATGACAAGTCCAGAAAGTCCCGCCCAGGTGTGAAGCAAGCCCTTCATGCCACCACCCTGCCCCAGATGATAAAACTCCACAGGTCCAGGGCCTGACTCATACACAGCCCAGAAGCTGTCCGCTATGTCTAACATGTTGTTTGCCTGGACTCTCCTTAGCCTCCTGGGCCTGGGCACCTCCTGCAATTTCGTGGTGCCCCGCAGCGAGTGGGAGGCCCGGCCATCTGAGTGCTACCAGCGCCTGCAGCACCCTGTTCGCTATGTGGTGATCTCACACACGGCAGGCAGCACCTGCAGCAGCCCGGCCTCCTGTGAGCAGCAGGCCCGCAACGTGCAGAATTACCACATGAGCAACCTGGACTGGTGCGACGTGGCCTACAAGTGAGTacagggtgggtgggaggaggccGACCTCACTGTTCCAACTCCTGATGCTGGATCTGTGTCTCCCTGTGGGAAGAGGCAGGCTTTGCCTCACACACGCACCAAAGTGTCACCCCTATAGGCTCATAAGGAAACAGTTTCCTAAAAGCCCAGACCTTGCCAGGACAATGCCAGGCTGACTGAGCCTCACACCAAGCCCTGGCATCAGTGGGCATATCTGCTGCCAGAGACCCAGGGCAGGGGACTACATAGGGAAATTGTTGCCCTGGGCTCAACTTCCTTTTCTGCAAAGGCCAATGGGATTGGGGCCCCTAATACCAAACAGCCGGGAAACTGGCTAACATATGGTCCCCAATCTATGAACAAATGTCTTCCATGTGCCAGAGTTCCAGATGGGGCCATTGCTAGGGACATAGCACTATAGTCCTGTGTGCATAAAGACAGAAATAGATGTGTTcaggatggaaacagatgcacagAAAAAGGACTtctagatggctcagcaaataaaggtACTTGTCAGCGAGCCTAACATCCTGAGTTCTAACCTGGGTAGGAGAGAACAGACTACTGATGGACCAATGGTTGCTctgacgtacacacacacacacacacacacacacgttttaacAGAGAGGAAATAGGCTGGCCTGTGCTAGTCATGgagatgcctataatcccagcactcgggaggctagGAGGATTACAAGAGTTGAAGGACAGCCCAGGCTTCATAACAAGATACTATCTCCAAAaaagggtgggggcagggtaggCAAGGGTAACAGAATCCAGATCCCCAGGTGAGGGATGGCTTCCTGTGGCTTTGATGTGGCtctaggggagagagagggaagctggGAACGGGGGTGCAGCACAGAGGCAAGAGCTAGAAGATTCTATCAAAGACCAGGCCTGAGGCAGGGACCCCAAAGGTCATGGTGAAGACAGAGGTCAGACAATGCCCACAGAAGGTTCTGGGTGGGGGAGAGGCATAGACTAGCCCAAGTGTTAGTAGGCTCCCTCTGGCTGACCACCAGAGAGCTGGGGCTGCACAAATGGGCCCTGGGGAACACACTCATCAGTCACACAGGCTTCTTTTCAGTGTCAGACTATATTACACCTGAGTCTGTTTCCAACAGGAGCATTTGAATCCTGTGACTCCTATACGCTAAGAGCCAAACTGCCTGCAGAATTTACTAGAAATGCTGGTTCCCAGCCTACCCGACTGTTCTGCCAACCCAAAAGGGTCAGATGCCTGGGGGTGTCCCCAGGACTTTCCACCTGAGATTTTAATCATTCTAAGGCTCCAACATCAAAgctgctgctgggaattgaagtgaGAACTAGGGAAGACTGACCTAGGGCCACAGtcttacagaaaaacaaaaccacattatATGAACTTTACTTTCTTTGTCTGTAAATGGAgatttgggttgtttgttttgggggggtgtCTCTGTATGTGCCTGAGTGTAAGTCTGTGTACCAGTGTGTACACGAGCCCTCCTCATAGGTCAGAAAAGGATACTGGATCCCCCGGAAGTTGGAGtacaggttgtgagccaccatatgggcgctgggaatcaaaccgGGTCTTCTATAAGCACAGCAAGCACTTGACTGTGCCCATCATGATGGTGGCAGGCATCCCTGTAAAACCACAGCACCTCCACCCCAGCACGGTGCTGCCAATGTGGCTAGGGCATCATAGTGCAAAGGGGATGCAGGAGTCAGCCGATGGCTCACCTCTACCCTGCTGCTGGTGTCTTCCAAAAGTGAGACAGGGCTTTTGTCCCTGTGCAGGAGACAGGCTCTGCCTCTCACACACAAAGTGTCCCCTACTCTTCCGTAAGAGAATCCTTCACCAAGGCTGGCACCTTGCCAGGGCACTAGGCTGACTGAGCCTATCCCTGGATCCCCATGTCCCCTCTGGATCCCATCTCCTCCGAGGCAGGCTGTGAGCTGGCTTCCTAGGTGGCAGACAGGCTGGGACTCCTAGTTCCATCATCCTGGGCTTCATCAGCACCTCAGAGGCTGAATCCTCCAGCATCCAACCAACTCCAGGCGGCTGCCCCAACTCCAAGGTGTCCTGGGAATGTGGGGCGTCCTCCATTGAGACTTGGTCAGTGAGTGAAGCTCACAGATCTACTGTGCTAGAACTGGAAACCTCCAAAGACACAGAAGCAGCCTCTGCCCTTGGGTCCACAATCCTGATACCTGAGAACCAAGGCAGGCTGGAACAAGAACAAACTAATTTGAAAACTCTTTTACTCACACTTATTTACTTAGCTGAGGTGGGCACATGGCACAACtcggtatggaggtcagagggcaacctgcaGGTGTCGGTCAGTTCGCTCCTGTCTGACATTGGTCTCAGAGACATAACTCGGTTGCTGAGCTTGGCAAAGGGCCTGTACTGGATAAGCCGTCCCACTGGCCCAACGGCAGACTTCTGAGGGGCAGGGCCGCTGAGGCTGTGACTTTGTGCGAGTAAGTGGGTCTCTGGTTATCAATTTGGGCTGTGGGAAGGCAGTAGTGCCAACCCCAGGGGCTTGATGGGGGACGAGGTGAATTCAGAGGCTTGGGGAAACAATGAATTCCAACCTTACCCACACAGTTGGGTTTGTAGTGTGGATAACAATAAGATTTGTGTCACCTTAGACGCTGGCCCTACCTACCTCTTTGAGTCTATGTAAAATAGGGGTGGCAACTCACCAGCTGCTACAAAGATGAGGAAAAAGTGTTAAGTATTTACACAGCTGGCAAGAAACGGGGTACCATAAATGGGTGCAGCTGCCTGAGTACTGGAGAAGATGACTGAAGGATGTGGGGGGAAGCCCCCCCACCCTTATCaaactctgcccttcctccacagcTTCCTCATTGGAGAGGATGGTCACGTGTACGAAGGCCGAGGCTGGAACATCAAGGGTGACCACACAGGGCCCACCTGGAACCCCATTTCTATCGGCATCACCTTCATGGGCAACTATATGGGTAAGCAGCCAGCACCCTGGGCTGGGGGtggtgtggggagaagggaatCACAGGCTCTGCCACCTATATGCTCATgacctcatttttctctttggataaTGGGGCCATTGGGACCCTACACTGGGAGTAGCTGATCAATAATAAATTAAGGGTGGGAAGACGCAAGCGTAGTATTAAACGGctataattccaacactcctCAGCTGGAAACAGAAGATTGCGAGTGTGATGTCAGCCTAGACTATagaataagatcctgtctcaaaaaaaaaaaaacagggctacAACTATAGCTTGGTTGGTAGAGTCCCTGCCTAccatgcacacagccctgggctCAACTTCAAGCACCGCACTGACCGCATGGGATGCACACATTCATCCCAACACTGGGGGCAGTATAAAATCAGTTCAAGCCGACCcttctcagctacacagggagtcccaggccagcctgggagaggGACTGTCTCCAGTCAACCAGTTAATTCCTGAGGCACCAAAGATATGTTTAATAGATGACAGCTTTTTGTGTGGGCCGGACCCTGGGCCTGTGAGCAGAGACGGTCGGGGCCAAGCAGCAACACAGCAGGCGATGCTTGCTATGGTCTCCTCCAGGCTGGGCTGGTTCCCTATGGTGGTTGATCAAAGTTAACTATTTTACCCGCCACAGCCCTATGGGAATGAGgaaagtgaggcagaggcagctcacagccatccctTACCTCTGCCCTCCAGAGATACCCCGTCTAACTCCCTGTATCTTGCCCTCCCCTTGCAGAGCGGGTACCCCCAAAGCGGGCCCTCCGTGCCGCCTTGAATCTTCTGGAATGTGGGGTGGCTCAGGGCTTCCTGAGACCCAACTATGAGGTCAAAGGACACCGAGATGTGC contains the following coding sequences:
- the Pglyrp1 gene encoding peptidoglycan recognition protein 1, encoding MSNMLFAWTLLSLLGLGTSCNFVVPRSEWEARPSECYQRLQHPVRYVVISHTAGSTCSSPASCEQQARNVQNYHMSNLDWCDVAYNFLIGEDGHVYEGRGWNIKGDHTGPTWNPISIGITFMGNYMERVPPKRALRAALNLLECGVAQGFLRPNYEVKGHRDVQSTLSPGDQLYEVIQHWKNYRE